From the Stigmatopora argus isolate UIUO_Sarg chromosome 12, RoL_Sarg_1.0, whole genome shotgun sequence genome, the window ttcggCGGCGAGGGCACATTtttatatgttttatttattttaagacattaataaattatttccttatatttttcctcacatctttcatacaaaattgggacactgactatttttaaagggtcaacatttccatattttagcttacaggttagcGGAGGACCATATGTACCCACCAGAAGAGCCgcatatggctcgcgagccgtaggttcccgacccctggctgATTCAGGTCGGCTTACCCGCACTTGTACTGTCAGTCGATTGTTTTCCGCCTCCTTGTTGCGAAGCTGCCCCTGGATACGGGCTCGGGTGCCTTCTGCAGACTTTGCTATGTTCAGAGCACTCTTGATGTTCTCCTGCAATCATTGGGAATTTGTCACGGCAAAATATTACCAGTAAAATTCTCATTTTTAACCCTTTGACtgcctaaagcaagggtgtcagactcgggttggttggcgggccgctttaacgtcaacttgatttcacgtgggccggaccattttagatataatattttgatttaaaaaaataaattgattaaaagaactggattaaaagccctgaatattcagtttttatagatctaaaacaatgtttattttagcttttttaaaatatatttttagattttacaaaatgatttttgaactaaaaacacagaaataaatggattaaaaaattacaattattaatttaaaagggggaaaatctggacatttaatatacattttaattcgatcctaaaacagaaagtcggcactcatgatttactttcccgggccacacaaaatgatgcggcgggccagatttggcccccgggccgccactttgacacatgtggcctaaaGCTTATTTGGGGAAAAGAATATATCGTGCATGCCTACTTGTGGTGATGATTTGACGACCATGTCACAAATACTCGCCTGCTCTTTTTGCTGTAGATGCATAAGTTCTTCTGCTCTTCTTTCTGTGACACCAAGGTCGCCTTTTAGTAGCTGAAGAAGAATTAGACCCAAGATTTGGCGTTATTCGACTCTATATGGTCGCAAATATTGTGACATTCCTTCTTGACTAACTAAAAGTGTTTCTAGTATGTTTGCTTTTATCACATAACGCACCTCATTTTCACGTTCCATCTGTAGGATTTTGTTCAGCAAAGCATCAATTTTGTTGCTGGCATCGAAGCGATCCGTctggttaaaaagaaaacaatattacattaaagcaggggtgttcaaacttttctCCCCAATGAACGTTTTATACACCAAAATAAATGTGCTTGCTAAACAAACTTTGGAGAACAAAGAGAATTGATGTAAAAACTAAATCTGCTTAGCTAAGAGGTGCTGTTTCAGCGACTAGCTCCCTCTAATGTCAAAGATGATatgtgcaacagaatgtaggccACAGGATAATAGACCCTTGGCATGGCGcaatagtttggacatccctgaATTAAAGGGTTAAGATCACCTGTATGAGAACTAACCTCGTCATCCATAAGCAGGTTCAGCTTTTGTCGCACAATCTGGTTGATTTCCCGAAAGTCCTCCATTTTCTGTAGCAAGACTCCCTTCTGCTTCACCAGGTACTGTCTGTTGGCCGCAGTCAATTTTGCATCCTGTGCCACAGCAGAAGTGGAAAAATGAGTTGTTTGCAATCCCCCACCCGGCTGGAGTGAAGACCCACCCTCACGGTGTCTTGAAACGACACCAGCTGTGCTGCCGCGATGACGATGGCGCCTTCAGCCTCCATCAATCTCTTCACGAACGATCCGAAGCCTTTGTCTTTCTCCTCGACATTGCACGGACTGGGTGGTGATAGCACATTGAgaaaaattacagtaatccctcgaattttgcgactaatgtagaccaaactcccattaaccagtttttttatatttatatcaagtggagaggaactattttcactgtgagtacagtatttaaagtttttacagttgtatatatatatatatatatatatatatatatatatatatatatatatatatatatatatatatataatatttagatattaatacattagtcttttcatatgcttataactgtaatatttaataaatacttcttaataattttacttttgttgtactgttgtataggcgcaaaaacatgtgGTGTGGTAGTAAAAATAGGGGTAATcttactttgcggttttttgattatcacggccatgtctggtctacaatatccgcgatgttcgagggattactgcttTATTTACGTGCCGTTTGTGGCTGCGGTGCCATGAAACAGAAGTCATTTGAGTACTAGTGTGGTTTTTACCAATGGATTTCAACTTGTGGGGTTCTGTTAAGTCCGGTGCTGGTCCAGATGGTCTTTGTAACCTCATGAGAGCCGTCCAAATTTCCACAAGTTAGAGTTACACCCAGTTTTGCCGAGGAGCCGCAGCCAAGAGGTTGGCTCTGCCGTTCGTCCTCGGGACACATAATACCTGTCATTGGTGCAACAATAATGGAGAAGTTACGAATATACTAAACATTTTAATTACAGCCATTAATTATGGCTAAGCGTCTTTCGGCGCgaatatatatacgcatatacatgtttttttgttttagcttGGCTTAGCGTTTGTCGTCTTGGTGTTGTCAGGGATGCGTGGCATAAACACCCTCTTTGTGACGTTTATTATTTCGTTTCTATCACGCAAAAGCACGAAGAGTTCAGCTATAGCGTCGGGCCAATTAAATACTCGAGAGagtgttattatttattaataaaaatattactTACTGCTTCGGTTTGGTATCGTCCGGCGAATACCCCAAAACGCCCGCCCCCTCGCTTATTCGCGGTCATTGGATGCTGATTGGCTAGTTTTGGTCTGGCGTCAAAACCTTCTCTCGCCATTGATTCGCTACATTGAAGTTAAAGTAGGCGGTTTCCTAGGGAACACGTTTGACAATAGCCAATGAATTTTGAGCAAGGCAGCCATTGGCAGCAACCATAGAGACTAACCGGATGTTGATAGTTTCGGGCTCAGCTAACAGAAAAGCACACAAAGATAAAAAGTGCGttattatattcatatttaaacTGCTCAACCGCTTTAAAGGTACTTGCAAACGCGTATTTATGGTTTAACTCTCAGTTATCTAGGCAGCCACCAGCGTTAGAACCTCAACACGACAATGTTTAAAGCGAAAATACTCCTAATTGGTCCAAATGAGGTAAGTAATTACACACACACTTGTAACCGTGTAGTATAGCTGTTGGTTCAAAGACGTGTTtagtgagaggaaaaaaagacaaaatggcgATTCAGCACTTCAATGTTTACCGTTCTTGTAGTGTTCCTGTCACATTTATTTGATTGTAATACATACCTACTATTTCAGAGTGGGAAAACCGTGCTAGCAAATTTTCTTTCGGACGCAACAGAAAATGTGGGAGGCGAATACAGACCTACACAAGGAGTCAGGTACAAATTACAGGACAATTATTATTACAgcactttttgcttttgctttgttgttctgcggcctttgactgtactgtctaactaacttataactatgccttttcgtgctactgtcacaatgaaatttcccgaatacgggatgaataaagttatccaatccaatccaattgtaaATACGACAAcaataaataaagtacaaataATTGAATTCATGCTGACTTGCCAGAATAACAATAACATGATACTCATGTTGCGATAATGTATGTTTTGTGGGGGTTGTTTGAAGGATACTGGAATTTGAATCACAACTGGATGGCTGTGGTGACATGAAATCATGTGAAGTGGAACTATGGGATTGTTCTGGGGACTTCAAGTgggtttgatgaaaaaaaaactaaattccaCTTCATTTTCGGCATTCAAATGCGTTTAACCATCTCCCTTTGATTCCAGGTTTGAGTCATGCTGGCCCGCGCTCACTAAGGACTGCGGCGGTGTGGTCATCGTTTTTAATCCCGACGTTCCCAGTCACCTGAAAGAAATCGAGACATGGCATTCCATGTTCATCGCCTCACAGGTCTTGCAAGACAGCCAGTGTCTCCTCATTGCGCACCACAAACCTGGCAGCGCAATAGAAGAAGGTCGACTCCCTTTAGGTgattcttctttaaaaaagatttaaacCTTTTTATATGACAAACTACACTtcatctctcatttttttatcatagcCTCGCAGCTAAACAGGCTCACACTTGTACATTCTGAAATGGAGGAAGAACCTGAGGACCTGAGGAGAGCTTTCTGCAGATACTTGGGAAAGGTCGTAAATACACTTTCGGAAAGCCGGGAGCAAGAGGAGATGTCCATCATAACGTAGCAGCAAGACCTTCTAAAATACTTGCCAGGTAGTGCTGTACGatatataaa encodes:
- the ift22 gene encoding intraflagellar transport protein 22 homolog, giving the protein MFKAKILLIGPNESGKTVLANFLSDATENVGGEYRPTQGVRILEFESQLDGCGDMKSCEVELWDCSGDFKFESCWPALTKDCGGVVIVFNPDVPSHLKEIETWHSMFIASQVLQDSQCLLIAHHKPGSAIEEGRLPLASQLNRLTLVHSEMEEEPEDLRRAFCRYLGKVVNTLSESREQEEMSIIT